In one window of Thermosipho africanus Ob7 DNA:
- a CDS encoding MATE family efflux transporter, producing METKGVKLLQGDPKRAIVKLSIPMIFAMLVQTMYNLVDGIWVAGLGPAALAAIGAFFPIFMIIISLASGLGVGASSVIARKIGERNKHEADKAAVNSLAIAVIFGITFMIVSLALIKPVLEVLGISKKVLDETLKYSYIIIFSIPLLMFNNVSNGILRGEGDAKKAMYAISIGSILNIFLDPLFIYTFKLGIKGAAYATVFSILVSAILIVFWLFIKKDTYVSIHIKGMKLEAKIINDILRVGIPSSIAQIAMSAAMFVLNVFAVKAGKDLGIAVFTSAWRIINFGTVPLIGIATAVTSVTGAAFGQRDAKKLKTAYLYAIRFGEIISLIVMSSILIFANYIAKAFTYSENGAQIYSELVNALRILSLFLPGVPFGMFTSSMFQGTGYGIRSMIVSINRTIIMQVLFSYLYVFVFNIGLNGVWWGIVTGNAISAAITFTWGIFTVKSIDRKFFYQNR from the coding sequence GTGGAAACAAAGGGTGTTAAATTACTTCAAGGTGATCCAAAAAGAGCAATAGTAAAACTTTCTATCCCTATGATATTTGCAATGTTAGTTCAAACTATGTATAACTTGGTCGATGGTATATGGGTTGCAGGACTTGGTCCAGCAGCGCTTGCAGCTATTGGTGCATTCTTCCCAATATTTATGATAATAATTTCTCTTGCATCTGGGCTTGGAGTTGGTGCAAGTTCAGTTATAGCAAGAAAAATTGGAGAAAGAAATAAACATGAAGCTGATAAAGCTGCTGTAAATTCGCTGGCAATAGCTGTTATCTTTGGAATTACCTTTATGATTGTATCTTTAGCCCTTATTAAACCTGTTTTAGAAGTATTAGGAATAAGCAAAAAAGTCTTGGATGAAACTCTAAAATATTCTTATATAATTATATTTTCCATTCCGCTATTAATGTTTAATAACGTTTCAAATGGAATTTTGCGTGGAGAAGGTGACGCAAAAAAAGCAATGTATGCAATCTCGATCGGGTCGATACTTAATATCTTTTTGGATCCACTTTTTATTTATACATTTAAACTTGGAATAAAAGGTGCAGCTTATGCAACAGTCTTTTCAATACTTGTTTCTGCTATTTTAATTGTTTTTTGGTTGTTTATAAAAAAAGATACATATGTTTCAATACATATTAAAGGAATGAAACTTGAAGCAAAGATAATAAATGATATATTAAGGGTTGGTATTCCTTCTTCGATAGCGCAGATTGCAATGTCTGCTGCAATGTTCGTATTGAACGTTTTTGCGGTTAAAGCGGGAAAAGATTTAGGAATAGCTGTCTTTACTAGCGCCTGGAGGATTATAAACTTTGGGACAGTACCGTTGATTGGGATAGCAACTGCTGTTACTTCTGTGACTGGTGCAGCGTTTGGACAAAGGGATGCTAAAAAATTGAAAACAGCTTATTTGTATGCTATTAGATTTGGAGAAATAATTTCGTTGATTGTTATGAGCTCTATTTTAATTTTTGCAAATTACATTGCAAAGGCTTTTACGTATTCAGAAAATGGTGCACAAATTTACAGTGAACTTGTAAATGCACTTAGAATTTTATCGTTGTTTTTGCCAGGAGTACCATTTGGAATGTTTACTTCCTCCATGTTTCAAGGAACAGGTTATGGAATAAGGAGTATGATTGTTTCAATAAATAGAACGATAATCATGCAAGTTTTATTCTCCTATTTGTATGTTTTTGTATTTAATATCGGTTTAAATGGAGTCTGGTGGGGGATTGTAACAGGGAATGCGATTTCCGCAGCTATTACATTTACATGGGGAATTTTTACGGTAAAATCTATAGATAGAAAATTTTTTTATCAAAATAGATAG
- a CDS encoding acyl-CoA dehydrogenase gives MEFQLTKLQKWIKKAAREITEKEFKNLAAKVDEEGYFPIENVEKLRKYGFLGMNIPREYGGAGADDLSYVIAVEEISRYCATTGVILSAHNSLACWPIYYYGTDYQKEKFLRPLATGEKLGAFALTEPNAGSDASNQSTYAVKDGNNWIINGTKIFITNGGVADIYIIFASTNKELGAKGISAFIVERDTPGFSIGKIEEKMGIRGSATAELILNNVVVPGENLLGKEGQGFKIALKTLDGGRIGIAAQALGIAQGAFDETVKYIKQREQFGRPIAKFQSVQFMIAEMKTKIEAARCLVYNAALKKMKCSDYSLEAAMAKYYASDVAMEVTRMAVQLHGGYGYTKEYPVERMMRDAKITEIYEGTTEVQKIVISSNILK, from the coding sequence TTGGAATTTCAACTTACGAAACTTCAAAAATGGATAAAAAAAGCAGCAAGAGAGATAACTGAAAAAGAGTTTAAGAATCTTGCAGCAAAGGTTGATGAGGAAGGTTATTTTCCTATTGAAAATGTTGAAAAGTTAAGGAAATACGGTTTTTTAGGAATGAATATTCCAAGAGAATACGGTGGAGCAGGAGCTGATGATCTATCTTATGTTATAGCAGTTGAAGAGATTTCAAGATATTGTGCTACTACAGGGGTTATTCTCTCAGCACATAATTCTTTAGCTTGTTGGCCAATATACTACTATGGAACGGATTATCAGAAAGAAAAATTTTTGAGACCTCTTGCAACTGGTGAAAAACTTGGTGCATTTGCATTGACTGAACCAAATGCTGGAAGTGATGCTTCAAATCAATCTACATATGCAGTTAAAGATGGAAATAATTGGATTATAAATGGAACAAAGATATTTATAACAAATGGTGGGGTTGCAGATATTTATATAATTTTTGCTTCCACTAATAAGGAATTGGGAGCAAAAGGTATAAGTGCGTTTATAGTCGAAAGAGATACACCCGGATTTAGCATAGGAAAGATTGAAGAAAAGATGGGAATCAGAGGTTCAGCAACGGCAGAGCTAATTTTAAATAACGTTGTAGTTCCTGGAGAAAATTTGCTTGGCAAAGAAGGGCAAGGGTTTAAAATTGCTTTAAAAACTCTAGATGGCGGACGTATCGGTATTGCAGCCCAAGCCCTTGGGATTGCACAAGGTGCTTTTGATGAAACAGTAAAGTACATTAAGCAAAGGGAACAATTTGGAAGGCCAATTGCAAAATTTCAATCGGTCCAGTTTATGATTGCAGAAATGAAAACAAAGATTGAGGCAGCAAGATGTCTTGTTTATAATGCTGCTTTAAAGAAGATGAAATGTTCTGATTATTCTTTGGAAGCTGCAATGGCAAAGTATTATGCTTCAGATGTTGCAATGGAGGTTACAAGAATGGCTGTTCAATTGCATGGAGGTTACGGCTATACAAAGGAATATCCAGTAGAAAGAATGATGAGAGATGCAAAAATAACGGAAATATATGAAGGGACCACAGAAGTTCAAAAGATTGTAATATCATCAAACATACTAAAGTAA
- a CDS encoding electron transfer flavoprotein subunit beta/FixA family protein, producing the protein MNIVVCIKQVPDTTELKIDPITGTLIRKGVPSIMNYDDKAALEEALKLKDQIGAKVTAISMGPEQAKEVLEEALAMGADDAILISDKVFSGSDTWATSNVLSEAIKKIGFDVIFTGRQAIDGDTAQVGPQIAQKLGIPQVTYVRKLSYKEGKFLIEREMDDYIEIMEARPPVLFSVVKEANNPRYLDVRRLVDICQKDPIQIWNNNDLKIDESIIGLKGSPTKVKKTFTPTFEKETKVIEGSTDEKVQTLIKELKEKHLI; encoded by the coding sequence ATGAATATTGTGGTTTGTATAAAGCAAGTTCCGGATACTACAGAGTTAAAGATAGATCCAATAACTGGAACACTTATTAGAAAAGGTGTGCCTTCCATTATGAACTATGATGATAAAGCTGCCCTTGAAGAAGCCTTGAAGTTAAAAGATCAAATAGGGGCTAAAGTTACTGCTATTTCTATGGGACCTGAACAAGCAAAAGAAGTACTTGAAGAAGCTTTAGCTATGGGAGCAGATGATGCGATTTTGATTAGTGATAAGGTTTTTAGCGGCTCTGATACATGGGCTACTTCTAATGTTTTAAGTGAAGCAATTAAGAAAATTGGATTCGACGTAATATTTACTGGAAGACAAGCTATAGATGGAGATACTGCTCAAGTTGGACCTCAGATTGCACAAAAACTTGGTATACCTCAGGTAACTTATGTAAGAAAGCTTTCATATAAAGAAGGGAAATTTTTAATTGAAAGAGAGATGGATGATTATATTGAGATTATGGAAGCAAGGCCGCCTGTTTTATTTTCCGTTGTTAAAGAAGCTAACAATCCAAGGTATCTGGATGTAAGAAGGTTAGTTGATATTTGTCAAAAAGATCCAATACAAATCTGGAATAACAATGATTTAAAAATTGATGAAAGCATAATTGGATTGAAAGGTTCACCTACAAAAGTAAAGAAAACATTTACCCCGACGTTTGAAAAAGAAACTAAGGTAATTGAAGGAAGTACAGATGAAAAAGTTCAAACTCTCATTAAAGAACTCAAGGAAAAGCATTTAATATAA
- a CDS encoding TRM11 family SAM-dependent methyltransferase: MEINNKLEITTVWSFPERGKWETHNSKYRGNFAPQIPRNLILKYSKEGEVILDPMVGSGTTLIEAKILNRKSLGYDINPKSVEITKQNLEFQGDYKYEPIVKVGDARNLSEIEDNTIDLIITHPPYLNIIKYSEGTIEGDLSNISNVEKFIKEIDKIAKELFRVLKENKYCAILIGDTRKRGHYVPLSYYVLKAFLNNGFVLKEDIIKVQHNCKSTPYWEKQVKKYNFHLIMHEHLFIFRKPSKNENLSPIKFSTNYLF, encoded by the coding sequence ATGGAAATAAATAATAAATTAGAAATAACTACAGTATGGTCATTTCCAGAAAGGGGAAAATGGGAAACTCATAATTCAAAATATAGAGGAAATTTTGCTCCTCAGATCCCAAGAAACTTAATTCTCAAATATTCAAAAGAAGGAGAAGTTATTTTAGACCCAATGGTTGGAAGTGGCACTACCTTAATTGAAGCAAAAATATTAAATAGAAAATCTTTAGGATACGATATCAATCCTAAATCTGTCGAAATAACAAAGCAAAATTTAGAATTTCAAGGAGATTATAAATACGAACCTATTGTAAAAGTAGGAGATGCAAGAAATCTAAGCGAAATAGAAGACAATACAATTGATTTAATTATTACTCATCCCCCATATCTAAATATTATTAAGTATTCAGAAGGAACGATTGAAGGGGATCTTTCAAATATTTCAAATGTTGAAAAGTTTATTAAAGAAATAGATAAAATTGCAAAAGAATTGTTTAGAGTCCTAAAAGAAAATAAATATTGTGCAATTTTAATAGGCGATACAAGAAAACGTGGGCACTATGTACCATTATCTTATTATGTCTTAAAAGCATTTTTAAATAATGGCTTTGTATTAAAAGAAGATATAATAAAAGTTCAACACAATTGCAAATCAACTCCATACTGGGAAAAACAAGTTAAAAAATACAATTTTCATCTTATTATGCACGAACATTTATTCATATTTCGAAAACCTTCTAAAAATGAAAATTTATCTCCTATAAAATTTAGCACAAACTATCTATTTTGA
- a CDS encoding electron transfer flavoprotein subunit alpha/FixB family protein — translation MKEIWVYIETFNKKVKKVSLELLTKANELSQKLSAKVVAVYIDKDDLDDTISKYGADKIVHLYNKDLQFYDSQVYTNALYNLIKDNRPHILLIGATSVGRDLAPRLAAKLNTGLTADCTQLDLDEDGLLLQTRPAFGGNIMATIICPEHIPQMATVRPGIFEAKKLEKIPEIEKIEFELEKNCTTKTLEIMKKNSLLKDITESDVIVAGGRGLSKKEGFDLLRDLAKELNGTIAASRAAVEAGWAPQEIQVGQTGKTVKPKIYIACGISGAIQHIAGMKDSKCIIAINKDKNAPIFKIADYAIVGDIYEVVPKLIEKLRFLKQ, via the coding sequence ATGAAAGAAATATGGGTTTATATAGAAACGTTTAATAAAAAGGTGAAAAAAGTTAGTCTTGAGCTTTTGACAAAAGCAAATGAACTTTCACAAAAATTGAGTGCAAAGGTTGTAGCAGTTTACATTGATAAAGACGATTTGGATGATACTATTTCAAAGTATGGAGCAGATAAAATAGTTCATTTGTACAATAAAGATTTGCAATTTTACGACAGCCAGGTATATACAAATGCATTGTATAATTTGATAAAAGATAACAGACCTCATATATTGTTAATTGGTGCAACGTCAGTTGGTAGAGATTTAGCTCCAAGACTTGCAGCAAAGTTAAATACCGGTCTTACCGCAGATTGTACACAGCTTGATTTAGATGAGGATGGCTTATTGCTTCAAACACGACCTGCCTTCGGCGGAAATATAATGGCAACTATTATTTGTCCTGAACATATTCCTCAGATGGCAACTGTAAGACCGGGTATTTTTGAGGCAAAAAAATTAGAAAAGATTCCAGAAATAGAAAAAATTGAATTTGAACTTGAAAAGAATTGTACAACAAAAACTTTAGAAATTATGAAAAAAAACTCTCTTTTAAAAGATATCACCGAAAGTGATGTTATAGTTGCAGGGGGGAGAGGACTTTCAAAGAAGGAAGGATTTGATCTTTTAAGAGACCTTGCAAAAGAATTAAATGGTACAATTGCGGCTTCACGTGCAGCGGTTGAGGCAGGTTGGGCACCTCAAGAAATCCAAGTTGGCCAAACTGGGAAAACGGTAAAACCGAAAATATATATAGCTTGTGGTATTTCAGGAGCAATACAGCATATTGCAGGAATGAAAGATTCAAAATGTATAATAGCTATTAATAAAGATAAAAATGCTCCTATATTTAAAATAGCAGATTATGCAATAGTTGGAGATATATACGAAGTTGTTCCAAAGTTGATTGAAAAATTAAGGTTTTTAAAACAATAA